tttgttcaACCTTGGGTTCATCGGCCCGTAACACATTTCCCCACGTGTTTGGGAGGTTTTGTTACCGTCCGAAGAAACTTATGTTGACCTTCTCGACCATAATTCCACAAGGTATGTTTGACACAAACATAACAGTGCTCGTCACCAAAagaacagtcaagcatggtggcaGCAGCGTCATGCTTGGAGGAGGCTTTTCTTCaactggaactggggccttagcaAATATGCagagaattatgaacagttcaagaTAGCAATcagtatttgcaaaaaaaagaaaaaagaaaatcttcaggcttctgctagaaagcaaaaaataaaataaaatcaccagaAAAGAACCTACTAGCacatctgaaatttatttggagttaatcaaaggcactttaaatggtggcaggttaGATCAATTGTTCAATAGTGAAGAGTGTACATTAATGAACATTTCATTAATggcataaaaatgtaaatactctTCTGTTTATGCTGACTAACATTTGAcacaagtttgaatgtgattggttaattctgaccACAACCACTTCCCCATTTATAAaagggtgtgcgcacttgtgcaaccacattactgTATTTCACTTCCCAACCGATTCATCGGTTGGCTAGTTTTATGGGCTGATTTgagctctttttaaaaatgatcataATCATTACCATTTATAATTCACCTCTAGgaaagatttgtttgtttgtttttgttttttcaattgagttataAAGGTTATAGATCACATATTggtgggggagaaaaaagttgCGAAAAAATTtatcttggtgtcatttttattttttttttacatcacaaaaacctggcatttgaacaggggtgtgttgacttttaattcccactgcactgtatttgtatcaTTCATCATCAATACTACAGAAGGAACATAACATCACTCTCACCATTGTGCGTTCAGTTGAACACGGTGTGGTGTAAAACGGCACGTGAAGCCTCGCGTGTGCACTCAACCTGCAGGGCCTGCTGTCCATCCTGCGGAGATTGAAGCAGCCTCAAGACCAGGTGGTCCGCTTACTGCTGCTCGGCTTGGACAATGCCGGCAAGACCACGCTGGTCAAACAGCTGGCCGCCGAGGACATCAGCCACATCACGCCTACACAAGTAAGGGACGCGCAACGTACCCGCATGCACGCGTTAGCGCTGTTGACGTCACCATTATGTGTAAAAAGCAGGGCTTCAACATCAAGAGCGTCCAGTCGTCTGGCTTCAAGTTGAACGTGTGGGACATCGGGGGGCAGCGGAAGATTCGACCCTACTGGAAGAATTACTTTGAGAACACCCATGTGCTGGTACGGCTTGCATCGCAACATATGTCATATCATATCATCGCAGTATGTATTCTCGTACATATTATGGACCGTGTATGtacaattattgttattaccTGTGCTTGCAGATCTATGTGATTGACTGCTCGGACAAAAAGCGGTTTGAAGAGACAAGTCTGGtgagactataaattgcccataggtgtgaatgggagtgggAATGGATTATGTTTacatatgccctgcgattgactggcgaccaatcgagggtgtaccccgcttttcttgccaaaagtcaccttagattcattgaagaatcctggatagactccagctcaactGTAACCCTTAATAGGGTTGACAAACATTTGCGGTCATCTCGCTATATGTTGTGTCGATGTTTGtcacaacagtgtggctttttgTGCAGGAGCTGGCCGAGCTGCTGGAGGAGGACGACCTGGCCGGCGTGCCGCTGCTGGTCTTCGCCAACAAGCAGGACCTGAGCGCCGCCATGTCGGCCTCGGAGCTGGCCGAGGGTCTCGACCTGCACACGGTCCGAGATCGCATGTGGCAAGTCCAGGCCTGCTCGGCCGTCACCGCAGAGGGACTGCAGGTAGGCACGCGTGCTCGATGCAGACATACATAGCGCGAGAGTTGACGTCCCCactagattttttttacaattgcctAAATTGAGGCAGAGGTTGTACAAATCTGATCATGGCGCGTATGCCTGGCTCAAACACTTTTTCTAAGAAGTATTTCCTTGTTCTTAATATTTCCATTTTCTTAAAACGCTCATCGCCACCAAATCCACGAAAGCATCCAACACTTTGGCAGTAGGAAAGAAAATCCTCAACGGCTTTAGGCGTGACAACACCGCTCACAATGAAGCTGTGCAGTTACACTCCACTGCAAAACTACAACAATAACCCCAACAATTAAATGAATGCGTCTCTCCCACATGTTGCAATAAAAATCAACAATGTATTTACAACATGAGCTTTTGGAATGAAGCCCACTAAATCTGTTTTATTCCCAACCAGGATGGCATGAGCTGGGTGTGCAGGAATATAAGGTTTCTGAAGAAATGAAGATCGGATGGGTCTCGCTAAATTGATCTTTACCTGATCAAACAGAACTGTCACATTTTGTCAATCACTAAAGGTGTAAACATCTTTTGTTAACTTCACAGCCCCTTCAGAATCcaaatgaatgtactgtatataatgtaaatATGACCATCATTTCACTGTATACTCTAtgctaaaaaaaagcaaaaagaattATGTCACttgtcagttaaaaaaaataaactgacaaAAATTACAATCAAATCTGTGTGTTGTGTAATGTTCCAAAATAAACCCTAGAGGGAGACCTCTCACCGTTCCAACTTaaactgtacagtatgttagcagTAGTCTACCTTTAcgcaatttatttgtttttacagtattcAAATTGATGCCTTTATACCAAATACAGCACAAGGTAACTAAACAGCAACATTATATATTGATTGATAGACTGATTTTTATGCTCACATTGTGTTCATTTCGAATCGACAAGGTCGTACTGAATGAAGTAGAGTTGTGTCAGCCAAAGTCTGAAACACAATTTTTGGAAAGCtgtagaaattattattttttctttgtttgtttttaattggccACTGAAAAAAGTGGGATTTTCTAACCACGACCATTCTGCAATCACAGACCTGAAAAACAGCAGAAAAGGGGATCCGAGggagacttttttgtttgtttgtttgtttgtttttgttatgccACTGGTTTATGTTCAGAAGGTTTTCTGTCTGgaaaaaaagggggtgggggtgttgtTGGCACTTTTGAGAACACTTTCGcaaccataaaaaaaactgGCCAAAAGTTGATATTTGGGGGCTTTTAGGGTCCAGACAGGGCCACTAATGTATCTTTGGAAAAGCAGCCTCTGcttaatgtattaaaaaatgatCAGAAACCAGCAAActtgtatacagtgggtacagaaattattcagaccctcttaaaattttcactcttttttttatatttcagccatttgctaaaataatttaagttattttattttccacatcaatgtacacacatcaccccatattgccaggggaaaaaactgaattatcacacagccataagtattcagactcttttctcagtatttagtagaagcaaccttttgagctattacagccatgagtctttttgggaatgatgtaacaagtttttcacacctggatttggggatcatctgccattcctccttccagATCCTCTCCTGTTCTGTGAGGTTAGATGGTGaaggttggtggacagccattttcaagtctctccagagatggtctgttgggtttaagtcagggccattcaaaaacagtcacggagttgttctgaagccactccttcggtatttgaGCTGTGTGcttggggtcattgtctttttttaaggtgaaccttcggcccagtctgaggttctgagcactctggagaaggttttcgtccaggatatcttgtacttggccgcatacatctttccttcgattgcaaccagtctccctgtccctgcagctgaaaaacacccccacagcatgcttcactgttgggactgtattggacaggtgatgagcagtgcctggttttctccacacatgccacttagaattaaggccaataatttctatcttggtctcaccagaccagtgaatcttatttctcaccatcttggagtacttcaggtgttttttagcaagctccatgagggctttcatgtgtcttgcactgaggagaggcttccgtcgagccactctgccataaagccccgactgctggagggctgcagtgatggttgactttctagaactttctcccatctcccaactgcatctctggagctcagccacagtgatctttgggttcttcttgacctctctcaccaagactcTTCTTCCCCaactgctcagtttggccggacggccagctctaggaagggttctgatcgtcccaaaacgtcttccatttcaggattatggaggccactgtgctcttaggaagcttaagtgcagcagacttttttggtaaccttggccagatctgtgccttgccacaattctgtctctgagctcttcaagcagttcctttgacctcatgattctcatttgctccgacatgcactgtgagttgtaaggtcttatatagacaggggtgtggctttcttaATCAAATCCAAactgtataatcaaacacagctggactccaatgaaggtgtagaaccattttaaggatgatcataagaaatggacagcacccgagttaaatatctgagtgtcacagcaaagggtctgaatacttatggctgtgtgatatttcagtttttatttttttataaatcagcgaaaatttcaacaattcatttatttattctgtcaatatggggtgcggtgtgtacattaatgaggaaaaaaatgaacttaaatgattttaacaaatggctgcaatataacaatgagtgaaaaatttaagggggtctgaaaactttccgtacccactgtatcttaaTGAACACATTTGCAGTGGACCCCATTggattttacatttgttttcacttcGTCTTCAGTGGCACATTTGCAACATTAATCCAAAGTGACCAAGCGCTCTGCTGTGGTCCGACAGGACATTTACATAAAAGCCTTTTTCCACGACTAATAGCTCCCCGCTACAATTTGCATTTATATAGACCCCTTCATCGCGACATGATTTGGTGCCTTTGCCCATGATAAAATAAACCTCCTTTGGCCTTGAGTTACTGGCCTGCTGCCTCCTGTGTAAGCTTGGCTGCTTTTAATAGGAGCAGAAATCCCCAAAATGGACTTGTACAGTCATCCGGGATCGGTGTCATGTTTTCAAGGAGTGTGAACATACTTGCCCTTTACCTGTCGAGAAGTCACGTTCAATATTTAGCCAATgatttgtcctgttttttttctcaacagaAGTGCAAAAGGACAGCTACGCACAATTTGAGCAGGGTTTCCCAAACTGGGGTCCAGGGAACCCCAGTGGTCCAAAACCAGAggtccacaaaataatttgcagcaaattataatttaaaaattgcATACCTACATATGGGATCCGGCGGCCAATAAAACATacataataaaccaattactcctccTACCTTTGGGTCAGTTAatagctctgatatgattgtgacatagCACATAAATCTTACAACTCTGCGTGaatatagtcttttttttttcttttttttaaagaacaaaacgCATACTAGAATAAAATcctatattttcattttcaagaaTATAGTCAGATTTGTTTCgggaataaaagcatttttttccgtGAATAAAAGACGTagttttaaaagaataaatcaacatttttgaaattcattttttaaaatataatgagtctaatagcataattgcctgcATCATTTTTAACTTCATACCACATTATTcctaagaagaaaaataatgtgTTTGCTAAttgtgtctgtgtagattctcagtcaatCAGGTGcataatccgcaaaggttgaattgaggcaactggactcttcttgctttttgaatttgttgtggtttttttcttgttttccgaaaGGCAATTACACTATTCCCTTGTTAAATTCTGATTTTAAACATCATAATACTGTGACTTTTTCTTGGAAAAGTATAACTCTATTCTTGTTGGATTAAGATTTTTCATCCTGACAAAtgtctttgttctttttctcttgAAAAGAAATGctacttcattctcataacgttacagctttttttcctctttgaaaaaaaagggaatttgtTATTGTGAAATGACGACTTACGGTAATAAGACTATGCATTTAGGGGTAGACGTGTAAACTGTGTTGAATTGGTGTTAGGATATGAGAGGcgatgttgaaaaaaaatgtctcccctGTGAGTGCTCCCAAGATGTTGGTGAACCCCTGATTTAGAATCTTcagtgaagctaacatgcatgtttttggaatgtggaaggaagcagAGTACGTAGAGAACAAGCCGCGCAAACCCCGCACACGAAGGCCTTAGCTGAGATTCGAATCCTcaacctgagaactgtgaggcagacgtgctaaccactgaCCGACCGTGCGATCCAGCTCATGCAAATGTTCCAGAAGGTCTCCAAACGAGGACAAAGTCATGAATAAGGAAATGAAAGTCCGCCATGTGAGACTGagaattaaacacacacacacacacacacacaccccacttTCTCCTCTCCCACCAGGTTGCTTAATCATTAACATCAAATCCATGTGATAATCAGCCAAGCTTTAAGGAAAAATATACCCAATTACACACAAAGGTAGTCTGCAAAAGCTTTCCAATTTCATATCAAACAATGGCACTATAGCGTCAAGCGTCCTTGCCTTCCCCTAAGAaccaaagtgcttttttttttttaccaaatagAGAGTGGATTGGAGTGTTGGAGTTGTGGTTAACTGTGT
The sequence above is a segment of the Phyllopteryx taeniolatus isolate TA_2022b chromosome 15, UOR_Ptae_1.2, whole genome shotgun sequence genome. Coding sequences within it:
- the LOC133489892 gene encoding ADP-ribosylation factor-like protein 3 → MGLLSILRRLKQPQDQVVRLLLLGLDNAGKTTLVKQLAAEDISHITPTQQGFNIKSVQSSGFKLNVWDIGGQRKIRPYWKNYFENTHVLIYVIDCSDKKRFEETSLELAELLEEDDLAGVPLLVFANKQDLSAAMSASELAEGLDLHTVRDRMWQVQACSAVTAEGLQDGMSWVCRNIRFLKK